Proteins found in one Nocardia brasiliensis ATCC 700358 genomic segment:
- a CDS encoding lysophospholipid acyltransferase family protein encodes MWYWLFKYVLLGPVLRVLGRPEIEGLDQVPRTGPVIIAANHLAVIDSLYLALVLPRRATFLAKQEYFTGTGLRGRFQRWFFSVSGQVPVNRTGGSAAADALAAATRILESGGLWAIHPEGTRSPDGRIYRGRTGTLRVAMATGAPVIPVVLSGTDRVNPRGARLPRFGKVRISFGAPRYYLPADQHRAARTATDELMREMAARSGRHYVDRYAATFR; translated from the coding sequence GTGTGGTACTGGCTCTTCAAGTACGTCTTGCTCGGCCCCGTATTGCGGGTGCTGGGTAGACCCGAAATCGAAGGGCTGGACCAGGTTCCGCGCACCGGGCCGGTGATCATCGCGGCCAACCACCTCGCGGTGATCGACTCGCTGTACCTGGCGCTCGTGCTGCCGCGGCGCGCCACCTTCCTGGCCAAGCAGGAGTACTTCACCGGTACCGGCCTGCGCGGGCGTTTCCAGCGCTGGTTCTTCTCGGTCTCCGGACAGGTGCCGGTGAACCGGACCGGTGGCAGCGCCGCGGCCGACGCGCTGGCCGCCGCGACCCGGATCCTGGAATCCGGCGGCCTCTGGGCGATTCATCCCGAGGGCACCCGCTCCCCGGACGGGCGGATCTACCGCGGTCGCACCGGCACCCTGCGCGTCGCGATGGCGACCGGCGCGCCGGTGATCCCGGTCGTGCTCTCCGGCACCGATCGCGTCAACCCCCGTGGCGCCCGGCTCCCCCGCTTCGGCAAGGTGCGGATCAGCTTCGGCGCCCCGCGCTACTACCTGCCCGCCGACCAGCACCGCGCCGCGCGTACCGCGACCGACGAGTTGATGCGGGAGATGGCCGCACGCTCCGGCCGGCACTACGTCGATCGGTACGCCGCCACCTTCCGCTGA
- a CDS encoding fatty acyl-AMP ligase, whose product MSRFTDEMYATAQASSRGLVTGEPEAPLRRSWGEIHRIARRMAGGLAAAGIGHGDAVGVLAGMPVDIAPACQAIWMRGASITMLHQPTPRTDLVVWARDTETVLTMIEARAVVLGAPFEAAEPILRERGITVVRIDQLHDGTDTDPVPTTEDDIALQQLTSGSTGSPKAVRITHGNFFVNAYAMFDRVKFQLDDDVMISWLPLFHDMGMVGFLSVPMQIGAEVVCVTPIDFLKRPLLWAELITKYRGTVTAAPNFAYSLLARRLKQADDGKLDLSSVRYMWNGAEPVDPDTMEALAAAGKRFGLNPMALTPVYGMAETTLAVSIPDPGLGQIVDVIDADLLEALGKAVPVPDEHSHHGNVRRLPTLGYLVDHLEGRVVDAERQPLPSRSVGVIELRGPAVTSGYVTVDGFRPAQDAAGWLDTGDIGYFTDEGLIVVCGRIKDVVIMGGRNIYPTDIERAATRVAGVRPGNAVAVRLDAGQKRESFAVVVESNDYQNAEEVKRIEREIVHAVFSEVGARPRTVAVLGPGALPKTSSGKLRRAATAVHLR is encoded by the coding sequence TTGAGCAGGTTCACCGACGAGATGTATGCGACGGCGCAGGCGTCGAGCCGGGGGCTGGTGACCGGTGAACCGGAGGCACCGCTGCGCCGGAGCTGGGGCGAGATCCATCGGATCGCCAGGCGGATGGCCGGCGGCCTCGCGGCGGCGGGCATCGGGCACGGAGACGCGGTCGGCGTGCTCGCGGGCATGCCGGTCGACATCGCCCCCGCCTGCCAGGCGATCTGGATGCGCGGCGCGTCCATCACCATGCTGCATCAGCCGACCCCGCGCACCGATCTGGTGGTCTGGGCCCGCGACACCGAAACCGTGCTGACCATGATCGAGGCGCGCGCGGTGGTGCTCGGCGCGCCGTTCGAGGCGGCCGAGCCGATCCTGCGCGAGCGCGGCATCACCGTGGTGCGCATCGATCAGCTGCACGACGGCACCGATACCGATCCGGTGCCGACCACCGAGGACGATATCGCGTTGCAGCAGTTGACCTCCGGTTCCACCGGCTCGCCCAAGGCGGTGCGGATCACGCACGGCAACTTCTTCGTGAACGCCTACGCCATGTTCGACCGGGTGAAGTTCCAGCTCGACGACGACGTGATGATCAGCTGGCTGCCGCTGTTCCACGATATGGGCATGGTCGGATTCCTCAGCGTCCCCATGCAAATCGGCGCCGAGGTGGTCTGCGTGACGCCGATCGATTTCCTCAAGCGTCCGCTGCTGTGGGCCGAGCTGATCACCAAGTACCGCGGAACGGTCACCGCCGCACCGAATTTCGCGTACTCACTGCTGGCGCGCCGGCTCAAGCAGGCCGACGACGGCAAGCTCGATCTCAGCAGTGTGCGCTACATGTGGAACGGCGCGGAACCGGTCGACCCGGACACGATGGAGGCGCTGGCCGCCGCCGGTAAACGCTTCGGGCTCAACCCGATGGCGCTCACCCCGGTGTACGGCATGGCGGAAACCACGCTCGCCGTGTCGATTCCGGATCCCGGCCTGGGTCAGATCGTCGACGTCATCGACGCCGACCTGCTGGAGGCACTCGGCAAAGCGGTGCCGGTGCCCGACGAACACTCCCATCACGGCAACGTGCGCAGGCTGCCGACGCTGGGCTACCTGGTCGATCACCTGGAGGGCCGGGTGGTCGACGCCGAACGCCAGCCGCTGCCGTCCCGTTCCGTCGGCGTCATCGAATTACGGGGCCCGGCAGTCACTTCCGGTTACGTCACGGTCGACGGTTTCCGGCCCGCGCAGGACGCCGCGGGCTGGCTGGACACCGGTGACATCGGTTACTTCACCGACGAGGGCCTGATCGTGGTGTGCGGCCGGATCAAGGACGTCGTCATCATGGGCGGGCGCAACATCTACCCCACCGATATCGAACGCGCCGCCACCCGGGTGGCGGGTGTGCGTCCGGGCAACGCGGTGGCGGTGCGGTTGGACGCCGGGCAGAAGCGGGAGAGCTTCGCCGTGGTGGTGGAGAGCAACGACTACCAGAATGCCGAAGAGGTCAAGCGGATCGAACGCGAGATCGTGCACGCGGTGTTCTCCGAGGTCGGCGCCCGCCCGCGCACCGTCGCCGTGCTCGGCCCCGGCGCACTGCCCAAAACGTCGTCGGGCAAGCTGCGCCGCGCCGCGACCGCGGTCCATCTGCGCTGA
- the egtD gene encoding L-histidine N(alpha)-methyltransferase, translating into MTAPTLEIHLSDDDLTTALRTDARLGLTADPKWLPPKWFYDARGSELFEQITELPEYYPTRTERALLERVVGEIARVAQAEVLVELGAGSAAKTRLLLTALTTEGPLKTYVPQDVSAAALRAAADEIAADFPGLAVHGVVSDFTDTLHNLPGGGRRMIAFLGGTIGNLVPAERAEFLRSIYEVLEPGEQLLLGAGLVIDPAVLVPAYDDAAGVTAEFNRNVLHVLNSRLGADFAPEKFEHLALWDAEQEWIEMRLAATEDMTVTVRDLDLTVRFAAGEQLRTEISAKFRIDGLTAELGSAGFRTEQVWTDPDDRFALFLAARE; encoded by the coding sequence ATGACCGCACCGACGCTGGAGATCCACCTATCCGACGACGACCTCACCACCGCGTTGCGCACCGATGCCCGGCTCGGGCTCACCGCCGATCCGAAGTGGTTGCCGCCCAAGTGGTTCTACGACGCGCGCGGCAGTGAGCTGTTCGAGCAGATCACCGAACTGCCGGAGTACTACCCGACGCGGACCGAACGCGCGCTGCTGGAGCGGGTGGTCGGCGAGATCGCCAGGGTGGCCCAGGCCGAGGTGCTCGTCGAACTGGGCGCGGGCTCGGCCGCCAAGACCCGGCTGCTGCTCACCGCGTTGACCACCGAGGGTCCGCTGAAGACGTATGTGCCACAGGATGTCTCGGCCGCGGCGTTGCGCGCCGCGGCGGACGAGATCGCGGCGGATTTCCCCGGCCTCGCCGTGCACGGCGTGGTCAGCGATTTCACCGATACGCTGCACAACCTGCCCGGCGGCGGCCGCCGGATGATCGCCTTCCTCGGCGGCACCATCGGTAACCTGGTTCCGGCCGAGCGGGCCGAATTCCTCCGCAGCATCTACGAGGTGCTCGAGCCGGGGGAGCAGTTGCTGCTCGGTGCCGGACTGGTGATCGATCCGGCCGTGCTGGTCCCGGCCTACGACGACGCGGCCGGTGTCACCGCCGAATTCAATCGGAATGTGCTGCACGTCTTGAACTCCCGGCTCGGCGCCGACTTCGCGCCGGAGAAGTTCGAGCACCTCGCGCTGTGGGACGCCGAACAGGAATGGATCGAAATGCGTTTGGCCGCTACCGAAGACATGACGGTCACGGTCCGCGACCTGGATCTCACGGTGCGTTTCGCCGCGGGCGAGCAACTGCGCACCGAGATCTCGGCGAAGTTCCGCATCGACGGGCTCACCGCGGAACTGGGCAGCGCCGGGTTCCGCACCGAACAGGTGTGGACCGATCCGGACGATCGTTTCGCCCTGTTCCTCGCGGCGCGCGAGTGA
- a CDS encoding DUF2461 domain-containing protein — translation MSGFSGFPLAGLDFYEDLEADNSKAFWNAHKEVYETSVKAPMLALTSELEPDFGAAKIFRPYRDVRFAKDKTPYKNHQGAYVSVAPSTGWYVQIGAAGLYVAGGFYGGSSEQVAQLRATIDHEVRGPELEKILAKLVKAGYTIGGEQLKTKPKGYDADHPRIGLLRHKALICHREFGAPPWLDKPRAAKEIRTAWETMRPLVDWLGAVVSGATTRSPLLS, via the coding sequence ATGAGCGGGTTCAGCGGGTTCCCTTTGGCGGGCCTGGATTTCTACGAGGACCTGGAGGCCGACAATTCCAAGGCGTTCTGGAACGCGCACAAAGAGGTGTACGAGACGTCGGTGAAGGCGCCGATGCTGGCGCTGACCAGCGAGCTGGAGCCGGATTTCGGTGCGGCCAAGATCTTCCGGCCCTATCGGGACGTGCGCTTCGCCAAGGACAAGACCCCGTACAAGAACCATCAGGGCGCGTATGTGTCCGTCGCGCCGAGCACCGGCTGGTACGTGCAGATCGGCGCCGCGGGGCTATATGTCGCGGGTGGCTTCTACGGCGGCTCCTCCGAACAGGTCGCCCAGTTGCGCGCCACCATCGATCACGAGGTCCGCGGCCCGGAGCTGGAGAAGATCCTGGCGAAGCTGGTCAAGGCGGGGTACACGATCGGCGGCGAGCAGCTCAAGACCAAGCCGAAGGGCTACGACGCCGATCATCCGCGCATCGGCCTGCTCCGGCACAAGGCCCTGATCTGCCACCGCGAGTTCGGCGCGCCACCGTGGCTGGACAAGCCGCGCGCGGCCAAGGAGATCCGCACCGCCTGGGAGACGATGCGGCCCCTGGTCGACTGGCTCGGCGCGGTGGTGTCCGGCGCGACTACCCGGTCGCCGTTGCTGTCCTGA
- the pth gene encoding aminoacyl-tRNA hydrolase, whose product MTDSVTGPALVVGLGNPGTEYERTRHNVGFLVADVLAERVGGRFGVHKKSGADLLQARLDGRQVLIAKPRTFMNLSGRPVAALAKFFSVPPTEVIVVHDELDLPFGEIRLKRGGGEGGHNGLRSVSSALTTKDYLRTRIGIGRPPGRQDPADYVLKPFATPERKEIPVIVEQAADAVELLLRVGLEAAQNRVH is encoded by the coding sequence ATGACCGACTCCGTGACCGGGCCCGCGCTCGTGGTCGGACTGGGTAACCCCGGGACCGAATACGAGCGCACCCGGCACAACGTGGGGTTCCTGGTCGCCGACGTGCTCGCGGAGCGCGTCGGCGGCCGTTTCGGTGTGCACAAGAAGTCCGGCGCCGACCTGTTGCAGGCCCGGCTCGACGGCCGCCAGGTGCTCATCGCCAAGCCGCGAACGTTCATGAATCTGTCCGGTCGGCCGGTCGCGGCGCTGGCGAAGTTCTTCTCCGTGCCGCCCACCGAGGTGATCGTCGTGCACGACGAGCTCGACCTGCCGTTCGGCGAGATCCGGCTCAAGCGCGGCGGTGGCGAGGGCGGCCACAACGGCCTGCGTTCCGTCTCCAGCGCGCTGACCACCAAGGACTATCTGCGCACGCGGATCGGCATCGGCCGGCCGCCGGGGCGCCAGGACCCCGCCGATTACGTGCTCAAGCCGTTCGCGACGCCGGAGCGCAAGGAGATTCCGGTGATCGTCGAGCAGGCCGCCGACGCCGTCGAGCTGTTGCTCCGGGTCGGCCTGGAGGCCGCGCAGAATCGCGTGCACTGA
- a CDS encoding aminotransferase class V-fold PLP-dependent enzyme encodes MLDHDRVRADTPGCATGPEAGQVFLDSAGSSLPPRVVLDTVIAHLRRESEIGGYRAANERLDDLADVKTAIGTLINAAPASIALSDSASRSWADFFYAIPLAAGDRILISEADYASNAIAALQRARASGATVETIPSDHTGQIDLDALTALVDERVRLVSLLHVPTNGGLVNPVAEATRIARSVGALVLLDACQSTGQLPIDVAAWDVDALSATGRKWLRGPRGTGFLYVRPELATSLEPQRLDLHSAQWSGPDEYRLAPDASRFEFWECDVAARLGLGAAVRYLLELGPENVYAAVAERSAYLRKALPEIPGVTVRDIGIRHSGTVSFTVDGHEPIAVRDRLAERGITVTVSHAGSTLLDMTARGLASVVRASPHYFVGFAELDRFVAAVAEL; translated from the coding sequence ATGCTGGATCACGATCGCGTCCGAGCCGATACCCCCGGTTGCGCCACCGGCCCCGAAGCGGGGCAGGTCTTCCTCGACAGTGCCGGCTCCTCGCTGCCGCCGCGGGTCGTCCTGGACACCGTCATCGCCCACCTTCGGCGTGAATCCGAGATCGGTGGCTACCGCGCGGCGAACGAACGGCTCGACGATCTCGCGGACGTGAAAACCGCGATCGGCACCCTCATCAATGCCGCACCGGCCAGTATCGCGTTGAGCGACAGCGCATCTCGGTCCTGGGCCGACTTCTTCTATGCCATCCCGCTGGCCGCGGGCGATCGCATCCTGATCTCCGAGGCCGACTACGCGAGCAACGCCATCGCCGCGTTGCAGCGCGCCCGCGCGAGCGGGGCCACGGTCGAGACGATCCCCAGCGACCACACCGGGCAGATCGATCTCGACGCACTGACCGCGCTGGTCGACGAACGGGTGCGGCTGGTGTCGCTGCTGCACGTGCCCACCAACGGCGGTCTGGTCAACCCGGTCGCCGAGGCCACCCGGATCGCGCGTTCGGTGGGTGCGCTGGTGCTGCTGGACGCCTGCCAGTCCACCGGGCAGCTGCCGATCGACGTCGCCGCGTGGGACGTGGACGCGCTCTCGGCCACCGGGCGCAAATGGCTGCGCGGCCCGCGCGGCACCGGATTCCTTTATGTCCGACCGGAATTGGCCACCTCCCTGGAACCGCAGCGGCTCGACCTGCACAGCGCGCAGTGGTCCGGCCCGGACGAATACCGGCTCGCACCCGACGCGAGCCGTTTCGAGTTCTGGGAGTGCGACGTCGCCGCGCGGCTCGGCCTCGGCGCCGCCGTGCGCTATCTGCTCGAGCTCGGCCCCGAGAACGTGTACGCGGCCGTCGCCGAACGCTCGGCGTATCTGCGCAAGGCGCTGCCGGAGATTCCCGGAGTCACGGTGCGCGACATCGGCATTCGGCACAGTGGCACGGTGTCGTTCACCGTCGACGGCCACGAGCCGATCGCCGTGCGCGACCGGCTCGCCGAGCGCGGCATCACCGTGACGGTGAGCCACGCCGGTTCCACCCTGCTGGACATGACCGCGCGCGGACTGGCCTCCGTTGTCCGCGCGTCCCCGCACTACTTCGTCGGCTTCGCCGAACTCGACAGGTTCGTCGCCGCGGTCGCCGAACTGTAG
- the egtB gene encoding ergothioneine biosynthesis protein EgtB: MTVHYLPSADNSGTERLRDRIAEVLARARRRTLTLTDCIDEAELVAQHSRLMSPLVWDLAHIGNQEELWLVRDVGGRDAVRADIDELYDAFKHARANRPTLPLLDPAQARDYVGTVRDKVWDVLDRSDLRGAPLVDGGFAFGMIAQHEQQHDETMLATHQLRTGAPVLRAPAVPTVAAPVGGEVVVPAGEFTMGTDTDPWALDNERPAHRIRLPGFAIDAAPVTNEQYLAFLDDGGYDRPELWSERGWAHRQEAELTAPQFWERDPAGHWWRRVFGVMTPLRPHQPVVHVCWFEAQAYANWAGKRLPTEAEWEKAARYDPATGAERRFPWGDTELDERTANLGQRHLEPADVGAYPAGATPAGVHQLIGDVWEWTSSGFDPYPGFRAFPYREYSEVFFGGDYRVLRGGSFGTDPVACRSTFRNWDHPIRRQIFAGFRLARDLRAEEGA, translated from the coding sequence GTGACCGTCCATTACCTGCCCTCCGCCGACAACTCCGGCACCGAACGACTACGCGATCGAATCGCCGAGGTGCTCGCCCGGGCCCGGCGCCGCACCCTCACCCTGACCGACTGCATCGACGAAGCCGAACTGGTGGCACAGCATTCGCGATTGATGAGCCCGCTGGTGTGGGACCTCGCGCACATCGGCAACCAGGAAGAACTGTGGCTGGTCCGCGATGTCGGCGGTCGCGACGCCGTCCGCGCCGATATCGACGAACTCTATGACGCGTTCAAACACGCCAGGGCGAACCGCCCCACGCTGCCGCTGCTGGATCCGGCGCAGGCGCGCGACTACGTCGGCACCGTGCGCGACAAGGTGTGGGATGTGCTGGACCGCAGCGACTTACGCGGTGCGCCGCTGGTGGACGGCGGCTTCGCGTTCGGCATGATCGCCCAGCACGAGCAGCAGCACGACGAGACCATGCTGGCCACCCATCAGCTGCGCACCGGGGCGCCCGTGCTGCGAGCACCCGCGGTACCCACTGTCGCCGCCCCCGTCGGCGGTGAAGTCGTCGTGCCCGCAGGCGAATTCACCATGGGCACCGATACCGACCCGTGGGCCCTGGACAACGAGCGCCCCGCGCACCGGATTCGGCTGCCCGGCTTCGCGATCGACGCCGCCCCGGTGACCAACGAGCAGTACCTCGCCTTCCTCGACGACGGCGGCTACGACCGTCCCGAGCTGTGGTCCGAACGGGGCTGGGCCCATCGCCAGGAGGCGGAGCTGACCGCGCCGCAGTTCTGGGAGCGCGATCCGGCCGGGCACTGGTGGCGGCGCGTGTTCGGCGTGATGACGCCGTTGCGGCCGCATCAGCCGGTGGTGCACGTCTGCTGGTTCGAGGCGCAGGCCTACGCGAACTGGGCGGGCAAACGCCTGCCGACCGAGGCGGAATGGGAGAAGGCCGCCCGATACGACCCGGCCACCGGCGCCGAACGCCGATTCCCCTGGGGCGATACCGAACTCGACGAGCGCACCGCGAATCTCGGTCAGCGCCATTTGGAACCGGCCGATGTGGGCGCCTACCCCGCGGGGGCGACGCCCGCTGGAGTGCACCAGTTGATCGGTGACGTCTGGGAGTGGACGTCCTCGGGTTTCGACCCCTATCCGGGGTTCCGCGCGTTCCCCTACCGGGAGTACTCCGAGGTCTTCTTCGGCGGTGACTACCGGGTGCTGCGGGGCGGCTCGTTCGGCACCGATCCGGTGGCCTGCCGCAGCACTTTCCGTAACTGGGACCACCCGATTCGGCGGCAGATCTTCGCCGGCTTCCGGCTGGCCCGCGATCTGCGGGCCGAGGAAGGCGCGTGA
- a CDS encoding 50S ribosomal protein L25/general stress protein Ctc: MSDANLLEAAVRTEFGKGAARRTRRAGNVPAVLYGHQADPQHLSVNAQAFSAILREHGTNAVLNLVIDGKKQLALTKSVVVHPIRRYIEHADLLIVKKGEKVSADVNVVITGEAASGTLVTQDATTISIEADALNIPESIEVSVEGVEAGTQINAGELTLPKGVTLNVDAETLIVNVIAAPQAEAEEGDEAEGEAASAE; the protein is encoded by the coding sequence ATGTCCGACGCCAACCTTCTCGAAGCCGCCGTCCGCACCGAGTTCGGCAAGGGTGCCGCCCGCCGTACCCGTCGGGCCGGCAACGTTCCCGCCGTGCTGTACGGCCACCAGGCCGACCCGCAGCACCTGTCGGTCAACGCCCAGGCCTTCTCCGCGATCCTGCGCGAGCACGGCACCAACGCGGTGCTGAACCTGGTGATCGACGGCAAGAAGCAGCTCGCGCTGACCAAATCCGTTGTGGTGCACCCGATCCGCCGTTACATCGAGCACGCCGACCTGCTCATCGTCAAGAAGGGCGAGAAGGTCAGCGCCGACGTCAACGTGGTCATCACCGGTGAGGCCGCCTCCGGCACCCTGGTCACCCAGGACGCCACCACCATCTCCATCGAGGCCGACGCGCTGAACATCCCCGAGTCCATCGAGGTCTCGGTCGAGGGTGTCGAGGCGGGCACGCAGATCAACGCGGGCGAGCTCACGCTGCCCAAGGGCGTCACCCTGAACGTCGACGCGGAGACCCTGATCGTCAACGTCATCGCCGCGCCGCAGGCCGAGGCCGAGGAAGGCGACGAGGCCGAGGGCGAAGCCGCGAGCGCCGAGTAA
- the egtC gene encoding ergothioneine biosynthesis protein EgtC: MCRHLGYLGPAVSVGEMLTCGSHSLRTQAWAPREMRGGGTINADGFGVAWWRAAANGPPAVSRYRNAAPIWTDPAVEEVLPQLYSTAVLGSIRSATVGMPIERAACAPFTWDRWAFSHNGAVPDWRRALTAVSSDLDVAATQFGATRLFETIRLLDAEAPTDAATLWVLLQQLLAGTQPGGFAETPDAALGLLVTAVRKHVPDARLNLLLSDGETLWASTVYHSLSALVTDAAAVLSSEPYDDDPRWQPIPDHSLVTARPGHLSITPLLDGTKGLSR; this comes from the coding sequence ATGTGCCGGCATCTCGGCTACCTCGGCCCGGCCGTCAGCGTCGGTGAAATGCTCACGTGCGGTAGCCATTCGCTGCGCACACAGGCGTGGGCCCCGCGCGAGATGCGCGGTGGCGGCACGATCAACGCCGACGGGTTCGGTGTCGCGTGGTGGCGGGCCGCCGCGAACGGGCCGCCTGCCGTCAGCCGGTACCGCAATGCCGCGCCGATCTGGACCGACCCCGCCGTGGAAGAGGTACTGCCGCAACTGTATTCGACCGCCGTGCTCGGCTCGATCCGGTCCGCGACGGTCGGCATGCCGATCGAGCGGGCGGCCTGCGCGCCGTTCACCTGGGACCGGTGGGCGTTCAGTCACAACGGCGCAGTGCCGGACTGGCGGCGCGCGCTCACCGCGGTGTCGTCCGATCTGGACGTCGCCGCCACGCAGTTCGGCGCGACCCGGCTGTTCGAGACGATCCGCCTGCTCGACGCGGAAGCGCCCACCGACGCGGCGACGCTCTGGGTGTTGTTGCAGCAGTTGCTCGCCGGGACACAGCCCGGCGGCTTCGCCGAGACGCCGGACGCGGCACTCGGCCTGCTGGTGACCGCGGTGCGCAAGCACGTGCCGGACGCCCGGCTCAACCTCTTGCTCTCCGACGGCGAAACCCTCTGGGCCAGCACGGTCTACCACTCCCTGTCCGCCCTGGTGACCGACGCCGCGGCGGTGCTGTCCTCCGAACCATACGACGACGACCCGCGGTGGCAGCCGATTCCCGACCACAGCTTGGTGACCGCGCGCCCGGGACACCTGTCCATCACCCCTTTGCTCGACGGCACGAAAGGCCTTTCGCGATGA
- a CDS encoding TetR/AcrR family transcriptional regulator → MVEPQSLRERLVDAGVDLLEEVGAAQLGLRAITRAAGVSHGAPRRHFPTHRALLAAVAARGFADLIDRFAAVDVDSAPPRERLARMSVAYVEFAGERPEMFTLMFRHDLLEGSGENLRGTTLPLYGRFAALAGAAGPDAADPAQRAIALWTNLHGIAALRANRSLALVGPAVDVRALVDRALDLHLA, encoded by the coding sequence ATGGTCGAGCCTCAGTCGCTGCGTGAACGCCTGGTCGACGCGGGTGTCGACCTGCTCGAAGAGGTGGGCGCGGCGCAATTGGGACTTCGGGCGATCACGCGTGCGGCCGGTGTCTCACATGGGGCGCCGCGCCGGCACTTTCCGACCCATCGCGCGTTGCTGGCGGCCGTCGCGGCCCGCGGCTTCGCCGATCTCATCGACCGCTTCGCGGCCGTGGACGTGGATTCCGCGCCGCCGCGCGAGCGGCTGGCGCGGATGAGCGTGGCCTACGTCGAGTTCGCGGGCGAGCGGCCGGAGATGTTCACCCTGATGTTCCGGCACGACCTGCTCGAGGGTTCCGGGGAGAACCTCCGCGGGACCACGTTGCCGCTGTACGGGCGGTTCGCGGCGCTGGCCGGTGCGGCCGGGCCCGATGCGGCCGATCCGGCGCAGCGGGCGATCGCGCTGTGGACCAACCTGCATGGGATCGCCGCGTTGCGGGCCAATCGCAGTCTGGCGCTGGTGGGTCCGGCGGTCGACGTGCGCGCACTGGTCGACCGCGCGCTGGATCTGCACCTGGCCTGA
- the egtA gene encoding ergothioneine biosynthesis glutamate--cysteine ligase EgtA encodes MAVTLEHSELVSRVNHDPELGSRAAAEAYIGGVCFKQGPPALIGAELEWLTVQGECSTSGPSAAPRPQLTALADALGPYAPRSIAPDSPALALPGGSRVTIEPGGQIELSSAPFADAAQLCLSLRDDARRLRELLESRSIRTVSVAADADRRPKRLLQLPRYRAMEQTFSGIGPYGKLMMCNTAATQVAVDAGADRAEIAARWTALYAVGPALLAAFACSPALRGAPPGEWASQRMRAWLRLDNARTRPPLMDWADPIRGYSRWALDVPLLCVRRPDDDGPAGNGHRTDTGWLPPPGATFADWLSGALDDEVGRRPGRDDLDYHLTTLFPPVRAAGYLEVRYLDAQPGDAWAVPIHVVDALMSADTVVAAATAVAAPLAGHWLDAARYGLADPDIRSVAVELLTLAAANARSAEAARLIELAARRCRSGRPPTAADAAVSTEVGGRGAPR; translated from the coding sequence ATGGCGGTCACGCTGGAACACTCGGAGCTGGTCAGCCGCGTAAACCACGATCCGGAGCTCGGTTCGCGAGCCGCCGCCGAGGCCTATATCGGCGGCGTCTGCTTCAAGCAGGGACCACCCGCGCTGATCGGCGCCGAACTGGAATGGCTCACCGTGCAGGGTGAGTGTTCGACGTCAGGCCCCTCGGCCGCCCCGCGTCCGCAGCTGACTGCCCTTGCGGATGCCCTCGGACCTTACGCACCACGGTCCATCGCCCCCGATTCTCCGGCGCTAGCGTTGCCAGGGGGCAGCCGGGTCACCATCGAACCCGGCGGTCAGATCGAATTGTCCAGCGCACCGTTCGCTGATGCCGCGCAGCTGTGTCTTTCGCTCCGCGACGATGCCCGCCGATTGCGGGAACTCCTCGAATCCCGGTCCATCCGGACCGTTTCCGTTGCCGCCGACGCGGACCGCAGACCCAAACGCCTACTCCAGCTGCCGCGCTATCGCGCCATGGAACAGACGTTCAGCGGGATCGGCCCGTACGGCAAACTCATGATGTGCAATACCGCGGCGACCCAGGTCGCCGTGGATGCGGGCGCCGATCGGGCCGAGATCGCCGCCCGGTGGACGGCGCTGTATGCCGTCGGTCCGGCGTTGCTGGCCGCCTTCGCCTGCTCGCCCGCGTTGCGCGGGGCGCCGCCGGGCGAGTGGGCCTCGCAGCGCATGCGGGCCTGGCTGCGCCTGGACAACGCCAGGACCCGGCCCCCGCTGATGGATTGGGCCGATCCGATCCGCGGCTACAGCCGATGGGCGCTGGACGTGCCGCTGCTGTGCGTCCGAAGACCCGACGACGACGGGCCCGCCGGTAACGGCCACCGCACCGACACCGGGTGGTTGCCGCCGCCCGGGGCCACCTTCGCCGACTGGCTCTCCGGCGCCTTGGACGACGAGGTGGGTCGCCGGCCCGGCCGCGACGATCTCGACTATCACCTCACCACGCTCTTCCCGCCGGTCCGCGCCGCCGGCTACCTGGAGGTCCGCTATCTCGACGCGCAGCCCGGGGACGCCTGGGCCGTGCCGATCCACGTCGTCGACGCGCTGATGTCCGCCGACACCGTGGTGGCGGCGGCGACCGCGGTCGCCGCGCCGCTGGCCGGACATTGGCTCGACGCCGCCCGATACGGCCTGGCCGATCCCGACATCCGGTCGGTGGCCGTCGAACTGCTCACCCTCGCCGCGGCCAACGCGCGCAGCGCCGAGGCGGCCCGGCTGATCGAACTCGCCGCGCGACGATGTCGCAGCGGCCGCCCACCCACCGCGGCGGATGCCGCGGTCAGCACAGAGGTAGGCGGTCGAGGAGCACCCCGGTGA